A stretch of Gossypium hirsutum isolate 1008001.06 chromosome A06, Gossypium_hirsutum_v2.1, whole genome shotgun sequence DNA encodes these proteins:
- the LOC107962534 gene encoding uncharacterized protein isoform X4, translating into MSGSNLRRRILSLFPIRRGTVTPRDLAQVTRSSSRCTRTRFWRTCWRTFLGFKELVLVCCDGFGISGLAIFVNKCRKYIEPRNCKGTEQCFLYRLRS; encoded by the exons ATGAGTGGCAGCAATCTCCGCCGTCGGATCTTGAGTTTGTTTCCAATAAGGCGCGGAACTGTAACCCCACGAGATTTGGCTCAGGTCACCCGGAGTTCCAGTCGATGTACCCGGACCAGGTTCTGGAGAACATGTTGGAGAACGTTTTTAGGGTTTAAAGAACTTGTTCTCGTTTGCTGCGATGGGTTTGGAATTAGTGGCCTTGCTATTTTCGTTAACAAGTGCAG GAAATACATTGAACCAAGGAACTGCAAGGG GACTGAGCAATGCTTCCTTTACAG GCTAAGAAGTTAG
- the LOC107962534 gene encoding uncharacterized protein isoform X2, with protein MSGSNLRRRILSLFPIRRGTVTPRDLAQVTRSSSRCTRTRFWRTCWRTFLGFKELVLVCCDGFGISGLAIFVNKCRKYIEPRNCKGTEQCFLYRMNCFDWNCLIINVVEFFYPRVIWM; from the exons ATGAGTGGCAGCAATCTCCGCCGTCGGATCTTGAGTTTGTTTCCAATAAGGCGCGGAACTGTAACCCCACGAGATTTGGCTCAGGTCACCCGGAGTTCCAGTCGATGTACCCGGACCAGGTTCTGGAGAACATGTTGGAGAACGTTTTTAGGGTTTAAAGAACTTGTTCTCGTTTGCTGCGATGGGTTTGGAATTAGTGGCCTTGCTATTTTCGTTAACAAGTGCAG GAAATACATTGAACCAAGGAACTGCAAGGG GACTGAGCAATGCTTCCTTTACAG GATGAACTGCTTTGATTGGAATTGCTTGATAATTAATGTTGTGGAATTTTTTTATCCGAGAGTAATTTGGATGTGA
- the LOC107962534 gene encoding uncharacterized protein isoform X1, whose amino-acid sequence MSGSNLRRRILSLFPIRRGTVTPRDLAQVTRSSSRCTRTRFWRTCWRTFLGFKELVLVCCDGFGISGLAIFVNKCRKYIEPRNCKGTEQCFLYRSVSCFFVMDGCIYWNMEQSNLIQRNFTFDFLCLLDHL is encoded by the exons ATGAGTGGCAGCAATCTCCGCCGTCGGATCTTGAGTTTGTTTCCAATAAGGCGCGGAACTGTAACCCCACGAGATTTGGCTCAGGTCACCCGGAGTTCCAGTCGATGTACCCGGACCAGGTTCTGGAGAACATGTTGGAGAACGTTTTTAGGGTTTAAAGAACTTGTTCTCGTTTGCTGCGATGGGTTTGGAATTAGTGGCCTTGCTATTTTCGTTAACAAGTGCAG GAAATACATTGAACCAAGGAACTGCAAGGG GACTGAGCAATGCTTCCTTTACAGGTCAGTTTCCTGTTTCTTTGTCATGGATGGATGTATTTATTGGAATATGGAACAAAGTaacttaatacaaagaaattttacatttgaTTTTCTATGCCTTTTAGATCACCTCTAA
- the LOC107962534 gene encoding uncharacterized protein isoform X3, which yields MSGSNLRRRILSLFPIRRGTVTPRDLAQVTRSSSRCTRTRFWRTCWRTFLGFKELVLVCCDGFGISGLAIFVNKCRKYIEPRNCKGLKYAGTKYFGQFCPAELS from the exons ATGAGTGGCAGCAATCTCCGCCGTCGGATCTTGAGTTTGTTTCCAATAAGGCGCGGAACTGTAACCCCACGAGATTTGGCTCAGGTCACCCGGAGTTCCAGTCGATGTACCCGGACCAGGTTCTGGAGAACATGTTGGAGAACGTTTTTAGGGTTTAAAGAACTTGTTCTCGTTTGCTGCGATGGGTTTGGAATTAGTGGCCTTGCTATTTTCGTTAACAAGTGCAG GAAATACATTGAACCAAGGAACTGCAAGGG ATTAAAATATGCAGGGACAAAATATTTTGGGCAATTTTGCCCAGCAGAATTAAGCTAA